In one window of Psychrobacter sp. P2G3 DNA:
- a CDS encoding response regulator transcription factor, whose translation MSKQILLIEDDPDLAELISDYLTMNYYDVHHAGLGQEGLDILDTKERDIDLVVLDLMLPDMDGMQVCQKIRGNKNNMTNKVPIIMLTAKGDTTDRVLGLEMGADDYIAKPFEPRELLARIRAVIRRHEQPNQADSQSDSLTFGRLSVFPDSHEVTIDEQPVRLTTHQFQLLHYFATHSGKVLNREQLWQAMPNDDSSDNIDRAIDVHISRLRALIEDNPRQPKRIITVRGVGYQFATDQV comes from the coding sequence AGCGATTACCTGACAATGAACTATTATGACGTTCATCATGCAGGGCTCGGTCAAGAAGGCCTTGATATCCTAGACACTAAAGAACGTGATATAGATTTGGTAGTGCTAGATTTGATGTTACCCGATATGGATGGCATGCAAGTTTGCCAAAAGATACGCGGCAACAAAAACAACATGACCAATAAAGTTCCTATTATCATGCTTACCGCAAAAGGTGACACGACAGATCGCGTATTGGGTCTAGAGATGGGCGCTGACGATTACATTGCTAAGCCTTTTGAGCCTCGTGAACTGCTAGCTCGTATTCGCGCTGTTATTCGTCGCCATGAGCAACCAAATCAAGCTGACAGCCAGTCTGATAGCTTAACCTTTGGACGTTTGAGCGTATTCCCTGATAGCCATGAAGTGACGATTGATGAGCAGCCAGTACGTCTAACGACTCATCAGTTTCAGCTATTACATTACTTTGCCACTCATTCTGGTAAAGTACTCAATCGTGAGCAGTTATGGCAAGCTATGCCAAATGATGACAGCTCTGATAACATCGATCGTGCGATCGACGTGCACATCTCACGTCTGCGTGCACTTATTGAAGACAATCCACGCCAGCCAAAACGCATTATTACCGTACGCGGCGTTGGTTATCAATTTGCCACCGATCAGGTCTAA
- a CDS encoding sensor histidine kinase, whose amino-acid sequence MQQLGFRSVFAKLFASVMLALILFAVAMVLLTQLVHDKNAGIRSEVVATQILGQIDPFLHELNTAISKNNRLQARFMLAVVKKSFDIFDESLQAKMGLYDSQGRLLMQTDNSDLPLELPATPSLLTLIFPSFSDTPPTQQAQVYSSTGYTLLYESRLVPKKPALSAALNLFTGTLLLLMIMAGALWWIARSMTWRINHMSQQMSQLGDGDFTVRVNSRGNDEIALLARGFNQAAQKIEHLIDANNLLLAHASHELRTPITRIRLQIEMMDMLAGSMPKDTKAKFDKRAQAINRDLSGLNDLVESILLVSRLDAGHAMQQVERVDFYDLVNQERQHYPEATLIGEHIVIDGQPPMLTHLIRNLLNNAMLHGVPPVTILLYGVQTLEEADTLPEYLLHSLVCSSFADYSRSNYDKHLDVTGQSKDNQNVNLIQVKSELETPTDVSEPLDVLPTPVIFRNGETLAEHNNKEHGGKNNSDDEAEQSQAISNNGSNRNQITDALAPTISDKTLQNGHSKLSSDLADRIKRMIWNIVPDSQQHSTNDGLSIANIKSVTDKPATTKSINDKVSNKGKITKASNDQNTDGDSESNSTPRKESLFKKHLKKSKSEDERPLPKYAVLAVIDEGAGIPEDKREDIFSPFVRLQQKNKGSGLGLSLVSQIVTAHQGHIVTDTINGHTRFLVVIPVKHDPHRSHDNHS is encoded by the coding sequence ATGCAGCAGTTGGGTTTTCGCTCCGTATTTGCAAAACTATTTGCCAGTGTCATGCTGGCACTTATTTTGTTTGCAGTAGCTATGGTGCTATTGACGCAGCTTGTCCATGACAAGAACGCAGGTATCCGCTCAGAAGTTGTGGCAACACAAATACTTGGACAGATTGACCCCTTTTTGCATGAATTAAATACGGCTATTAGCAAAAACAATCGACTGCAAGCACGCTTTATGTTAGCTGTGGTCAAAAAAAGTTTTGATATTTTTGATGAATCATTGCAAGCCAAAATGGGCCTATACGACAGTCAAGGTCGCCTGCTTATGCAGACGGACAATAGTGATCTGCCGTTAGAGCTACCTGCAACGCCTTCTCTATTAACTCTAATATTCCCATCTTTTTCAGACACACCTCCTACTCAGCAAGCCCAAGTCTATAGCAGCACTGGTTACACACTGCTATATGAGTCACGTTTGGTGCCGAAAAAGCCTGCGTTATCTGCTGCCTTAAACTTATTCACTGGTACGCTGCTATTGCTTATGATTATGGCAGGCGCGCTATGGTGGATTGCACGTTCAATGACATGGCGTATTAACCATATGAGCCAGCAGATGAGTCAGCTTGGTGATGGTGACTTTACTGTACGTGTCAATAGTCGCGGTAATGATGAGATTGCTTTGCTCGCGCGTGGGTTTAACCAAGCCGCTCAAAAAATAGAGCATCTTATTGATGCCAATAATTTATTACTAGCACATGCCTCACACGAGCTACGTACACCTATTACTCGCATTCGCCTACAAATTGAAATGATGGATATGCTTGCAGGCTCGATGCCAAAGGATACGAAAGCGAAGTTTGATAAACGGGCGCAAGCGATCAATCGCGACTTATCAGGGCTTAACGATTTAGTTGAAAGTATACTTTTAGTCAGTCGTCTCGATGCTGGCCATGCGATGCAGCAAGTTGAGCGCGTAGATTTTTATGATTTAGTTAACCAAGAGCGTCAACATTATCCAGAAGCAACCTTAATTGGTGAGCACATTGTGATTGATGGTCAACCGCCGATGTTGACTCATCTCATTCGTAACCTATTGAATAACGCCATGCTACATGGTGTTCCGCCAGTCACTATTTTGCTTTATGGCGTGCAAACTCTTGAAGAGGCAGATACCCTACCTGAATATCTATTACATTCGTTAGTATGCAGTAGCTTTGCTGACTATAGTCGCTCAAATTATGACAAGCATCTCGACGTGACAGGGCAATCGAAAGACAACCAAAACGTTAATTTAATTCAGGTAAAGTCTGAGCTTGAAACGCCAACCGATGTATCAGAGCCGTTAGATGTGTTACCGACACCTGTCATTTTTCGAAATGGTGAAACGCTTGCTGAGCATAATAACAAAGAGCACGGTGGAAAGAATAATAGTGATGATGAAGCCGAGCAATCGCAGGCTATATCTAATAATGGTAGCAACCGTAATCAAATAACTGATGCCCTAGCACCAACTATTAGTGATAAGACACTTCAAAATGGTCATAGCAAACTTAGCTCTGATCTGGCTGATAGAATTAAAAGAATGATTTGGAATATCGTTCCAGACTCACAACAACACTCCACAAATGATGGACTGAGTATCGCTAATATCAAGTCCGTCACTGATAAGCCTGCAACGACTAAATCTATAAATGACAAGGTTAGCAACAAAGGTAAAATAACTAAAGCCAGCAATGACCAGAATACCGATGGTGATAGTGAATCTAATAGCACACCGCGTAAAGAAAGCTTATTTAAAAAGCATCTAAAAAAATCTAAGTCTGAAGATGAGCGCCCTTTGCCAAAATATGCAGTACTCGCGGTTATTGACGAAGGTGCAGGTATTCCAGAAGACAAACGTGAAGATATCTTTAGTCCGTTTGTACGCTTGCAGCAAAAAAACAAGGGCTCGGGTCTAGGCTTATCGCTAGTATCGCAAATTGTTACTGCCCATCAAGGTCATATCGTTACTGATACTATTAACGGTCATACTAGGTTTTTGGTAGTGATTCCAGTCAAACATGACCCTCATCGCAGCCATGATAACCATAGTTAG
- a CDS encoding methionine ABC transporter ATP-binding protein has protein sequence MSDMIVLNDVTKSFLSDRSIKDKDGKPHWFTAVEPTSLSVQKGEIFGLMGYSGAGKSTLLRLINMLERPDSGQVIIDGTDLTTLSASDLRIARHNIGMIFQQFNLMSNRTVFDNVAFNLTVAGYPRRDIHKRVMDCLEIVDLTDRAGHYPAQLSGGQKQRVGIARAIAPSPKVLLADEPTSALDPATTRSLLTCLREINEQLGVTIVIVTHEMSVIRRLCDRAALLHQGQLLEVADVRDGLIQATTPIGKGLVHED, from the coding sequence ATGAGTGACATGATCGTTCTAAATGACGTGACCAAAAGCTTTTTAAGCGACCGATCAATAAAAGACAAGGACGGTAAGCCGCATTGGTTCACTGCCGTTGAGCCAACGTCGTTATCTGTCCAAAAAGGTGAAATCTTTGGCTTAATGGGCTATTCGGGTGCTGGTAAGTCCACCTTGTTACGCCTTATTAATATGCTTGAGCGTCCAGACTCAGGTCAGGTCATTATCGATGGTACTGACTTAACCACATTGTCTGCCAGTGATTTGCGTATTGCCCGCCACAATATCGGCATGATTTTTCAGCAATTTAACCTGATGTCTAATCGCACTGTCTTTGACAATGTGGCCTTTAACTTGACGGTTGCTGGTTATCCTCGCCGCGATATTCATAAGCGTGTCATGGATTGTCTTGAGATTGTGGACCTAACGGATCGTGCTGGTCATTATCCTGCACAGCTTTCAGGCGGTCAAAAACAGCGCGTTGGTATAGCTCGCGCGATTGCGCCAAGCCCAAAAGTTTTGCTAGCCGATGAGCCGACCAGTGCCCTTGATCCTGCTACCACTCGCAGCCTATTGACCTGTCTACGCGAAATTAATGAGCAGCTTGGCGTGACCATTGTTATTGTGACTCACGAAATGAGTGTCATTCGTAGACTCTGTGATCGTGCGGCATTGCTGCATCAGGGACAGCTACTTGAAGTTGCAGATGTACGAGACGGTCTGATTCAGGCAACCACCCCGATTGGCAAAGGCTTAGTGCACGAAGACTAA
- a CDS encoding methionine ABC transporter permease, with protein sequence MLGISTAAAVTIGGLFGIFLFLSSDRQFLQNKGLYAILGGITNFMRAFPFVILMIAMSPFTKAIVGTGIGPIAASLVLAIAGSFYFARLVEQNLREVPRGIIEATESMGARPFTIIKVLLNEARSGLVLSVTILTISLLSYSAAAGMIGGGGLGDLAIRYGYYRYQTEVMIFIVIMLSVMVISIQAFGNWLANRLDKR encoded by the coding sequence ATGCTTGGTATCTCTACTGCAGCTGCCGTTACCATTGGTGGTCTGTTTGGAATATTCTTATTTTTATCCAGCGATCGACAGTTTTTACAGAATAAAGGGCTGTATGCCATATTGGGTGGCATCACTAACTTTATGCGTGCTTTCCCCTTTGTCATTTTGATGATTGCCATGAGCCCATTTACTAAAGCCATTGTTGGCACAGGCATTGGCCCTATTGCTGCATCTTTAGTCCTAGCGATTGCTGGTTCGTTTTATTTTGCGCGTTTAGTTGAGCAAAATCTGCGTGAAGTACCGCGCGGTATCATTGAAGCCACCGAATCTATGGGCGCACGTCCTTTTACGATCATTAAGGTACTACTTAATGAGGCGCGCTCAGGATTGGTACTCTCGGTGACTATTCTAACTATTAGCCTGCTTTCTTATTCAGCTGCTGCTGGTATGATTGGTGGTGGTGGTTTGGGTGACTTAGCTATTCGTTACGGCTATTATCGTTATCAGACTGAAGTGATGATTTTTATCGTCATTATGCTGTCGGTCATGGTCATCTCGATTCAAGCCTTTGGTAATTGGTTAGCCAATCGTTTAGACAAACGCTAA
- a CDS encoding MetQ/NlpA family ABC transporter substrate-binding protein — translation MKLTDISRQLATAFAAVGVSSLVLVGCNNSSAPEATKEAVSEGTTAETAASDIDPEHTKIIIGTTEGDFADMVRNQVKASLEEQGYEVELIAFTDYVRPNLALAEGDLDINIFQHKPYLDTFKKENNLDLVEVFQVPTAPLGIYSGKKTSLDDVYKGMSVSAPNDPSNFARALVMMNDLGWITLKDDVDPLTASKTDIADNSKYDIKIVELEAAQLPRARDEVDFAVINGNYATDAGIELTEALFQEPSFNYVNWSAIKSTDTGKKWVEDVTNAYNSEAFKKYAHDTFPGYKYPKIWGNNTAPATAITAPVEAEAAQ, via the coding sequence ATGAAATTAACAGATATCAGCCGTCAGTTAGCGACCGCATTTGCCGCTGTTGGTGTATCAAGCTTAGTATTAGTAGGCTGTAACAACTCATCAGCGCCAGAAGCGACTAAAGAAGCCGTGTCTGAAGGCACAACTGCTGAAACTGCTGCTAGCGATATTGATCCTGAACACACCAAAATCATCATCGGTACTACCGAAGGTGACTTCGCCGATATGGTACGTAACCAAGTCAAAGCCTCACTGGAAGAGCAAGGTTATGAAGTTGAGCTAATTGCTTTTACTGACTATGTCCGCCCTAACTTGGCATTGGCTGAAGGTGATTTGGATATCAATATCTTCCAACACAAGCCTTATCTTGATACCTTTAAAAAAGAAAACAATCTTGATTTGGTCGAAGTTTTCCAAGTTCCAACCGCACCACTTGGCATTTACTCTGGTAAAAAGACTAGCCTTGATGACGTGTATAAAGGCATGAGCGTCTCTGCGCCGAATGACCCAAGTAACTTTGCCCGTGCATTGGTTATGATGAATGATCTTGGCTGGATTACCTTAAAAGATGACGTTGATCCATTGACTGCTTCAAAAACTGACATCGCTGATAACAGCAAATACGATATCAAAATCGTTGAGTTAGAAGCCGCTCAATTACCACGTGCCCGTGACGAAGTAGACTTTGCCGTTATCAATGGTAACTATGCTACTGATGCTGGCATTGAGCTAACTGAAGCCTTGTTCCAAGAGCCAAGCTTCAATTATGTAAACTGGTCAGCGATTAAGTCTACTGATACTGGTAAAAAATGGGTTGAAGACGTGACTAACGCTTATAACTCAGAAGCCTTCAAAAAGTATGCTCATGATACTTTCCCAGGCTACAAGTACCCAAAAATCTGGGGTAATAACACTGCGCCAGCTACTGCGATTACTGCCCCTGTAGAAGCGGAAGCAGCTCAGTAA
- a CDS encoding amidohydrolase family protein — translation MIKFTNANIYRNSDANEILVKDGVIQQIGNNLPAAEEEIDLKGRLIVPPYVDSHLHLDYVYTGGGDDAKNASGTLFEGIARWHDVKKTQTFEDAKSRMLKGIQEEVSKGVQYIRTHIDVCDPDLTGLKAMLELREELKDNVTIQIVAFPQEGMYAYKGAVELMEEALKMGADCVGGIPHFEWAYEFGQDSVRKTVELALKYDKLIDVHCDETDDPMSRHVQLLNALVMIEGIGSRTAASHTCSFGSADDAYAFRMMGLFEQSQMNFIALPTENAYLQGRQDTYPKRRGLTRVKEFWENGINISFGQDSINDPWYPAGNGNMMNILDNGIHLAQTMSLPQLDVCLDFITFNGAKTLNIEEEYGIEVGRAANFLVLDATSPFEAVRQRADVLASIRNGKYLFKKPEPSYDIELDLFRSTI, via the coding sequence AGCGATGCCAATGAAATTTTGGTCAAAGACGGTGTTATTCAGCAGATAGGTAACAATTTGCCTGCTGCTGAAGAAGAGATCGATCTCAAAGGTCGTTTGATCGTACCGCCTTATGTGGACTCGCATCTGCATCTTGATTATGTCTACACGGGCGGCGGCGATGATGCCAAGAACGCCTCAGGTACCTTGTTCGAAGGTATTGCTCGCTGGCATGATGTCAAAAAGACGCAAACTTTTGAAGATGCTAAATCGCGTATGTTGAAAGGTATTCAAGAAGAAGTGTCCAAAGGGGTGCAATACATTCGTACCCATATTGACGTCTGCGACCCTGATTTGACTGGACTTAAAGCAATGCTTGAGCTGCGCGAAGAGCTAAAAGACAATGTGACTATTCAGATTGTCGCTTTCCCGCAAGAGGGTATGTACGCCTATAAAGGGGCTGTTGAGTTGATGGAAGAGGCGCTAAAGATGGGCGCGGATTGCGTCGGCGGTATTCCACATTTTGAATGGGCGTACGAGTTCGGGCAAGATTCTGTGCGTAAGACAGTTGAGCTTGCGCTCAAGTATGACAAGCTCATCGACGTGCATTGCGATGAAACCGATGACCCGATGAGCCGCCACGTGCAACTGTTAAATGCTTTGGTGATGATTGAAGGTATAGGCTCTCGAACAGCGGCCAGCCATACTTGTTCATTTGGTTCGGCAGATGACGCTTATGCGTTTCGCATGATGGGACTGTTTGAACAATCGCAGATGAACTTCATTGCGCTGCCTACTGAAAATGCTTATTTGCAAGGTCGCCAAGATACTTATCCCAAGCGTCGTGGTTTAACGCGAGTGAAGGAATTTTGGGAGAATGGTATCAACATCTCTTTTGGTCAAGATTCTATCAACGACCCTTGGTATCCAGCGGGCAACGGTAACATGATGAATATCTTAGATAATGGTATTCATTTAGCACAAACCATGTCATTACCGCAGCTCGACGTCTGTCTTGACTTCATTACTTTTAATGGTGCTAAGACTCTAAATATCGAAGAAGAGTATGGTATAGAAGTCGGCCGTGCCGCAAACTTTTTGGTATTAGATGCGACAAGTCCATTTGAAGCAGTGCGTCAGCGCGCGGATGTACTGGCCTCTATTCGCAATGGTAAGTATCTGTTTAAAAAACCTGAGCCTAGTTATGATATTGAGCTGGACTTGTTTAGAAGCACTATTTAA